The DNA segment GACTCATTCTTGGTGAATTTTGCAGTTTATGTATATTCCCCCAGTCCCAACTAATGTTGCTTCAGAAACGAATAAATTTGTTGTTTGAAATATATTTCTTTTACTTGGAGCTCGCTCCTCATCGTTACTGTAACTGTTGacaaaacaaatatatttttatctttttttctGGTTCTATGTTTATTGTTACAATGGCGTCATCTCCCTTTTTTATGCAGAATACTGCCAGGCAAAATCTTCATGTTTATACGCCAAAATCACCGGTTTGATTATCCAAATATTGTTTCCGTACCGCTAAGCGTTAGGTATCACACTTCCGCCGTGCCTGAGAGTACGTTTAGGAAAAACACTTTTCAACTTTTTCGGttacaaaattttacaaaattttaaaattttataaggaAAAGCTTAGAAGTGCTGATTATAAGCTCTTTTAAACAGTACCTTTATACCGTTTGATTTGAGTGATAcatagataatttttttttttacggatAAAACTTGTAATATTAAAATCGATCAAAAAAACGTGAATTTGGATAAGATAAGTTATATGTAGATTAATAATATGCAAACCAAACGATACCTTATAGTATAGTGCTTCCACAATATTATTCAGTTTTTATTTGAACATTTGCTCTAAGATAGTTCATTGTATTTGAATTAATGGATTTCAAATGCAATCCATTGATTTTAAATGTTTGACTTGCTAAGGACAAAAGTGAAGTTCAAATACATTTCATATCAAATTATGCAATTTCAGTAATCGGGAATACGAAAAAATGTCATCAGTTTTGATAGAAAGTTATTCTCAAACTCGAAACTATAATTTAGTAATATAATTGTCTTTAGTACAAGagtaattcaaaaataattattatatttttatcagGTGACTTTAAAATAGTTAAAAtagatcttttaaaaaaaagataaaaagatGAATTAAACCAGATTGTTTTAATATAAACTATATGTTATTCAGATATGAAAAGTGGAAGTGCGGTTGAATAACGTAATACACTTTCATCCACAACTAAATAACTTATATGATCGGGTTTATCTAGTACGCGTTGAAAGATAACAATTTCCGATTCCATcttcataaattttttaaaaaaaacttatatgATATTATGCAAAATATTAATATCAGAGAATAAGAATAAGCAGAAGTAAATTTGAgcattgataaaaaaaaaaaaaacaataatcatTCGATAGACAAACATAACTTGGTAAAGCCCATTTGGGCCCATACAATCATCAAATGCCACTAGAATGAGCCCACTAATGGAACCCATTAACCAAAAGGGCCAGTTCATCTCTTGCCCCATTAAAGTTCAAGTAGGGTTTTATCAGCCAACCTTTGCAACAAAACCTTTTAACCCCAGGCACGCCCACCCCTGCTGAAGACGAAGGTGCTGCAAATTTGAAATCGATCGAAATGGTAACCTATAGGGTAAGGAATCCACTGACATGGCGTTCTTCGTcactgttttgattttttttttttgctgtgaaaatattttaacttaTGTTTGATTGTTTATTTGTGTTGTATTTTGTACAGTTCCATCAATACCAGGTGGTGGGCAGAGCTCTGCCAACTGAGACCGAGGAACACCCGAAGATCTACCGCATGAAGCTATGGGCCACCAATGAAGTCCGCGCCAAGTCCAAATTTTGGTAAATTTTTTGTTCATAGTAGGAAATTTGTTGAGCTTGTGATATGATCTTATTATGTATTCGATGCAGAAACTTATCCCGTTGCATTTGAATGGAGACAATTGAGTAaagatttattttttgattgcACTAATTGTATGTGCTCATTGACTTTTATGTTTGAAGGTACTTCTTGAGGAAGCTTAAGAAGGTGAAGAAGAGCAATGGCCAGGTTCTTGCTATTAATGAGGTAGGCTatatcccttgttcttttttctGGTCCCTTGTGATGATTGATCTTTGGTGATTTTTGTGCTTCCGGATCTACCGAActtaatattttgtatttttaggTTGCGTTTTCATCTAATTTAGGCCCTTTTAGTGGAAAATGCAGTTTGTGAAATGGCTTTTTCTTGAAAATACCCATAACAACTGTTTGTTGTGGTAGTTCGTTAAATTGGTTGCTGCATGTGCTATCATTTGCATTGGAACAAGTGGTTACAGCCAATGAGTGGATGTTCAAAATTTATACGCTGATTTGGAATCTCTGAATTTTCACTCTCGTGTCAATGTGGTGTCATTTTTAAATTTCTAGGCTGACGTGGAATCATGGAGAGGTAGAGATGGAACTGTACAAAGTTGTTCTAGGCTGAAATGgctccattttttttaaaataaatttcctTAGCTTTCTTTCTTGTCCGTTTTCCCAGATTGTCTCATTTATGGATAGGTAGAGATGGAAGTTTAGGCTGTCTCATCTACTAAATTTTGCTATTTACTGCTACAATAGTTGTTAttactaaaaatattacttgTATAGACTTGGATCCACCAGCATTGCTGAATAACCCATTAAGAGGATTTCTTCTCTCCTTTTTGTTGCAAAATAAAGCTTCCAAGAACTCAATTTTTTCATGAGATCTAGTTCTAGCTTTTTGTTTATTGATGATCAGGGCTGAAACATCTGTCATCATTTATTATCCATTTTTTGCATATTCATTGCCCATTGCTGGTCCTTTCACCACTTCCACATTTTGTTACTCATAACTGGATTCACTCTCATGGCTCTTGAAATTTTCTAGCTTATCATGTGAATTAGATGTTATGATCAACGTTGATGTCCAAAGATGTCACTAATATTTGTTTGTTGATAGATATTTGAGAAGAACCCAACCACAATCAAGAACTATGGAATCTGGCTGCGGTACCAGAGCAGGACCGGTTATCACAACATGTACAAAGAGTACCGTGACACAACATTGAATGGGGCCGTGGAGCAGATGTACACTGAGATGGCATCTCGTCACAGAGTCCGCTGTCATTGCATTCAAATTATAAAGACAGCCACCATCCCAGCTAAGCTTTGCAAGAGGGAGAGTACCAAACAGTTCCATGACTCTAAGATCAAATTCCCTTTGGTGTTTAGGAAAGTTAGGCCACCGACCAGGAAACTCAAAACTACGTACAAGGCAACCAGGCCAAACTTGTTTATGTAGTTTGCTGGGAAAGGACAAGCCTCAATTTCTGCTATTTGGTTTGGAGGGCATTAATCTTATTGAATTTTTGGTGCTAATAGTTCTCTTTATCTCCGGTGAGAGAGACAATGTGGAACTTTTTTTGTGGTTGTGTTGATGTATTGTGGTCAAATGTGGTTCAAGAATCTTATAACTTTTTGGATACATGTTTTTGAATTTGTGGCAGCCCTTGTGATTTTGCAAAATTAGTTTTAGCCTTTTATGGGAACTTTAGGCCTTTGAATCACATCAAATGGTCTGGTTTAGATAAAACATTATAGTTTTATATGGTAGCTGAACAACTTACAAAATGCACATTTCAAAATCCGATGCACTTATTTGGATATGTCCAAGTGGTTATAAGTTCATATGTCCGAGTAAAATGCAATTTCCTATTCAGATATATTGTCGAGATCTTCTCCAAAAGACTTTCGTCTCCCAGCACTCTGAGTTTCCAACTCGCAACTTGAGAGGAGGGCGCTGCCTTCTCGATTTATGATTAGTTAAGTATGGGGAGTGATGAGTGAGCGAGTAGTCCCTCTAAAGTCTAAACTCGACGTATATGTATACATTAAAAGCAGGggtgaaaataaaacaaaaaattgtaaGGTCGTCCCaaataatatttataggaaatttgagctattattattttaacacacccacacatatatattaaaaaaacaaaaacaaaacaaaacagtTTGGCAAAACAACTATGTGAAGAAAACGACTCCACTGGGGATCGAACCCAGAATCTCTGGTTCCGTAGACCAGCGCCTTATCCATTGGGCCATGGAGTCTTTTTCTTGGCAATTGTGAAATGCACATTCTATATAAAGTAAATTAAAATAAGATCGTCTAACCAAAAACAGGTGTCGTCCACCTACTTGAATTCAGATGTGATTGCAGATTGCGTTGAATTCCGAATTCCCAAACGAAGTACGTGTTTGATCGTAGTTGCTTTCGTCTCCGGAGATTCTCCTCGAATTTCCCTACACCCATCAACCACCACAATCTCCCTCAAAAATTATCCTGCACTTTCGAAGAAAAATGGACGAGAAAACAAATATGCATCGTTTCCTTCGTCAAAATCCTTGCAAAATCAGCGAATTTCGAAGCTATAGAAGAAGCAACAGCACCTGCGATGAAAGTAATGACTGGATACTTTGATGTTGCTTCTGGGCCTGCCCATTTGATCTCTTTTGGTGCGAACTCCCACATCGTAAGAACTAGAAACCAGGACTATGATGTGGGCTATAAAACAAGAAATTTAAATGATTACAAAGCATCTTTGCGCTTGGGGCAATGACGCAGCTAGTGAGGTTCAAACCGAGGCGCGTCTATTGCTGGTTGAAAACTATTTCCAAACCCCCTCTAAGGCCTGGGCTCGTCCCTGGCCTTCGAGAATTTCTGGAAGGGCTCCCTTTTTAAGGGTAAAGCCCTACAACTCTCAGTCAAGCTTTTATTGTATCATCAATTGTTTGTTTTCTAGCAATCTTAATGAAACCACTGCCGTAGGTGCAATTTAATGAAACCACCTCCGACTTTGGAAACTCCGAGGTA comes from the Henckelia pumila isolate YLH828 chromosome 1, ASM3356847v2, whole genome shotgun sequence genome and includes:
- the LOC140881213 gene encoding large ribosomal subunit protein eL20-like isoform X1; the encoded protein is MVTYRFHQYQVVGRALPTETEEHPKIYRMKLWATNEVRAKSKFWYFLRKLKKVKKSNGQVLAINEIFEKNPTTIKNYGIWLRYQSRTGYHNMYKEYRDTTLNGAVEQMYTEMASRHRVRCHCIQIIKTATIPAKLCKRESTKQFHDSKIKFPLVFRKVRPPTRKLKTTYKATRPNLFM
- the LOC140881213 gene encoding large ribosomal subunit protein eL20y-like isoform X2 → MSEQGGEKSRGYHPSAPPPPPPPPNYYYGTFQGVANYQPPPPPSQPVIGLPQPMPPPQYYHHGYQIVPGYAVVTGRPFREERLPCCGIGIGWFFFISGFFLGAIPWYIGAFLLLCVRLDYREKAGLVACTLAFHQYQVVGRALPTETEEHPKIYRMKLWATNEVRAKSKFWYFLRKLKKVKKSNGQVLAINEIFEKNPTTIKNYGIWLRYQSRTGYHNMYKEYRDTTLNGAVEQMYTEMASRHRVRCHCIQIIKTATIPAKLCKRESTKQFHDSKIKFPLVFRKVRPPTRKLKTTYKATRPNLFM